In Methanocorpusculum vombati, a genomic segment contains:
- a CDS encoding 5-(carboxyamino)imidazole ribonucleotide mutase — translation MADVAVIAGSASDKAIIDKVVNTLAQYALSYDMQILSAHRDAEKLDAYVKKSDAKVFICIAGMSAALPGVVAARTTKPVIGVPVSGKLAGGLDALLSIAQMPKGVPVACMALDGGENAAHMAHRILSLLP, via the coding sequence ATGGCAGATGTTGCAGTTATTGCCGGATCGGCATCAGATAAGGCTATTATCGATAAGGTTGTGAATACGCTCGCGCAGTATGCCCTTTCATACGATATGCAGATTCTCTCCGCCCACCGCGATGCGGAGAAGCTGGACGCCTATGTGAAGAAGAGTGATGCGAAGGTGTTCATCTGTATTGCAGGAATGTCTGCGGCGCTTCCGGGTGTGGTTGCGGCGAGAACCACAAAGCCCGTGATTGGCGTGCCGGTGTCGGGCAAACTTGCGGGCGGTCTTGATGCGCTGCTCTCTATTGCCCAGATGCCGAAGGGAGTTCCGGTTGCATGTATGGCACTGGACGGCGGCGAAAATGCTGCGCATATGGCTCACCGGATTTTGTCTCTCCTCCCCTGA
- a CDS encoding sugar O-acetyltransferase, whose amino-acid sequence MPSPDILERDRSGVPVSVYEPGYDTISRLIREAQRITAELNTGYHEEEEVRSLFSQLTGAGVDETFGLLPPFHTDFGKNIRVGRRVFINFDCVFMDRGGITLGDDVLIGPRVNLITINHLIDPNNRRTTVCKPITIEDNVWIGAGVTVLPGITIGKNAIIGAASVVTKDVPPNTIAVGTPAKVVRTIE is encoded by the coding sequence ATGCCCTCCCCTGACATTCTTGAGCGTGACCGTTCCGGCGTTCCCGTCTCCGTTTACGAACCCGGTTATGACACCATCTCCCGGCTCATCCGTGAAGCCCAGCGTATCACCGCCGAACTCAACACCGGATACCACGAAGAAGAGGAGGTGCGATCCCTCTTCTCCCAGCTGACGGGGGCCGGGGTTGATGAAACCTTCGGCCTTCTGCCGCCGTTTCATACCGACTTCGGAAAAAATATCCGGGTGGGCAGACGGGTGTTCATCAACTTTGACTGCGTCTTCATGGACCGTGGGGGAATCACCCTCGGTGATGATGTTCTGATAGGCCCGCGGGTGAATCTGATCACCATTAACCATCTGATTGATCCAAACAACCGGCGAACCACCGTCTGCAAACCGATCACAATCGAGGACAATGTGTGGATTGGGGCAGGAGTCACCGTTCTGCCCGGCATCACTATCGGAAAAAATGCCATCATCGGGGCTGCATCTGTCGTAACAAAAGACGTCCCGCCGAACACCATCGCGGTCGGTACACCGGCAAAAGTTGTACGGACAATCGAATAA
- a CDS encoding transporter substrate-binding domain-containing protein yields MDKKVLYGAAGLCLVFAILMAGCVNTPAEDGKKTYVVGIDAEYPPFSYLGDNSEFVGFDVDSVKWIAEQKGFNVKIQGVAWDGIIPALQTGKIDMVYSGMSITPDRLEKVNFTIPYWQVNQGIAVKTGSNVTMDQFTNATVVIGVQRSCSADQWMQKAKDEGGLFGEEKYNQLVKDGKIKLFDSFPMSMVALEQGLVDAVIFDDVNIESYIQGKPQFTMLDAIETGEYYAVAVRKDDNDLRELMNAGLKDLMASEKWKELIAQYIVEDAAEPTVEPTANGTVVANTTPVNTTAPVATETTA; encoded by the coding sequence ATGGATAAAAAAGTGTTGTATGGGGCAGCAGGGCTTTGCCTTGTTTTTGCCATCCTGATGGCAGGGTGTGTGAACACTCCCGCCGAAGACGGCAAAAAAACCTATGTTGTTGGTATTGATGCAGAATATCCGCCGTTTTCGTACCTTGGTGACAACAGCGAGTTCGTTGGTTTTGATGTTGACTCCGTGAAGTGGATCGCAGAACAGAAGGGATTCAATGTCAAGATTCAGGGTGTTGCATGGGACGGAATCATTCCGGCGCTGCAGACCGGAAAGATTGACATGGTGTACTCCGGTATGTCCATTACGCCCGATCGGTTAGAGAAGGTAAACTTCACCATTCCGTACTGGCAGGTCAATCAGGGTATTGCCGTGAAGACCGGTTCTAATGTAACGATGGATCAGTTCACCAATGCCACTGTGGTTATCGGTGTGCAGCGCAGCTGTTCTGCAGACCAGTGGATGCAGAAGGCAAAAGACGAGGGCGGACTCTTCGGTGAGGAGAAGTACAACCAGCTGGTAAAGGACGGCAAGATCAAGCTGTTCGATTCCTTCCCGATGTCGATGGTTGCTCTTGAGCAGGGACTTGTTGACGCAGTTATCTTCGATGACGTAAACATCGAGAGCTACATCCAGGGCAAGCCGCAGTTCACGATGCTCGATGCTATTGAGACCGGCGAGTACTACGCGGTTGCTGTGCGCAAGGACGACAACGACCTCCGTGAACTGATGAACGCAGGCCTGAAGGACCTGATGGCATCCGAGAAGTGGAAAGAGCTGATTGCACAGTACATCGTCGAGGATGCAGCAGAGCCGACCGTTGAGCCGACGGCAAACGGGACGGTTGTCGCAAACACCACGCCGGTGAACACCACCGCGCCTGTTGCAACAGAGACCACTGCATAA
- a CDS encoding ferredoxin-thioredoxin reductase catalytic domain-containing protein — protein sequence MTTPPSPEEIAALVPKIRADSEKFAKLKGWILNPNTPIADSVIEGLARNKLMRGKRYCPCRLPSGNPDVDKLYICPCREAEKDIETDGHCHCWFYMK from the coding sequence ATGACCACCCCTCCATCCCCGGAAGAGATCGCCGCACTTGTCCCGAAGATCCGTGCGGACTCGGAGAAATTTGCAAAACTGAAAGGCTGGATACTGAACCCGAACACGCCCATCGCCGACTCGGTCATTGAGGGACTTGCCCGCAACAAGCTGATGCGGGGAAAGCGGTACTGTCCGTGCAGACTTCCAAGCGGCAACCCCGACGTTGACAAGCTCTATATCTGTCCCTGCCGGGAAGCGGAAAAGGATATAGAAACGGACGGCCACTGCCACTGCTGGTTCTATATGAAATAA
- a CDS encoding peptide deformylase, translating to MIREIRLYGDPVLAAPAETVPEMTQEVRDVLADMWDTMTANHCVGLSAPQIGVSLRLFVINAGGIVIRGANPEVLTEGTPVEDMEGSPCIPGIQRPVRRPRKITVRYLDESGEVIRCELKGIAARAFLHEKDHHEGVLFIDHLRPGVRKLIQKDLDRIAGSRT from the coding sequence ATGATTCGGGAGATACGGCTGTACGGCGATCCGGTTCTTGCAGCACCGGCAGAGACCGTACCGGAGATGACACAGGAAGTGCGGGATGTGCTGGCCGACATGTGGGACACAATGACCGCAAACCATTGTGTGGGTCTTTCCGCGCCGCAGATCGGTGTATCGCTCCGGCTGTTTGTGATCAATGCAGGCGGAATTGTGATCCGCGGTGCAAACCCGGAGGTACTCACGGAAGGTACGCCGGTTGAGGATATGGAGGGAAGTCCCTGCATTCCCGGCATCCAGCGTCCGGTACGGCGCCCGAGAAAAATTACGGTCCGGTATCTGGACGAGAGCGGGGAGGTTATCCGGTGCGAGCTGAAAGGTATTGCCGCCCGGGCATTCCTGCATGAGAAGGATCATCATGAGGGCGTGCTCTTTATTGATCATCTCCGGCCCGGTGTGCGAAAACTGATCCAAAAGGATCTGGACAGGATTGCAGGCAGCAGAACATAA